A segment of the Cutaneotrichosporon cavernicola HIS019 DNA, chromosome: 6 genome:
GTGATCGCGTTCGCCcagtcctcctcctggatAGCGACATGCGTCATGACCCGATGCGCAAAGATCGACGTCTTAAGGCTGTCGAGCGTTTTGGTCATGGTGGCAATCAGCTCCTCacgttcctcctcggtgaggttctcgacgagctcgccatcaCGTACCGCCTCACGGCGCGCTttgcggcgagcgcgagcgttCTCGCGGTCCTTCTGGCCCTTCGTCGGCCTGCGGtacttcttcttcttgtcaCTTCCAGAATCTTCAGCCGGCGTGggctgctcctcgtcagGCTCAGGGAGAGGAAGCTTGAGAAGGCGAGCGTAATCGTCGATGAAGTCGGTGAATGCAGAGTCTCGGAACACCTTGGCAAACTTGAGGAGAAGGTTGTGGTCATACTCGATGGTCGGCTCGTCTCGCCCCTCGATGACCCATGCccacgcctcctccgccccgGGGAAGCCAACCTCAAGGAGCACAAAGCCCTTCGCAAGCCCCTCAGTGCGCTtgcccgcctcggccttcgTGATCTTTGGGGTCTCCGGCGTTCTAAACAATGCAGGGGTATTGGGGTCCTCTGCTAGTGTCGGGGTTGGCTTGGGCGGCAGTGAAGCTGAGATCATCGTCCCGCCCCTGGCTGAGGCCTTGGGTGCGGCCTTCTTGTTATTGCCGTCGGTGATAACGGATACGAGGCGGCGCCAGTACCTGAACTCTTgtacctcgacgaggcggcgcatgtcctcgtccaccgACGGATGGGATGAGACGTCGCGGAGCAGATCAATCATCTGGGCGCCCTGCGGACCACCGagcacctcggcgtcgacgcgccgcctgACATCGCGCTCAGTGCCGGCACCCAAGCGCTGGCGACCCGCTTTGACTTGCACCTCCGTCGTAGTATAGATCTCAGCCTGGACTCGAAGAAGGAGGTAGGtcacgagcgcgagcgaTCCAGCGAGATGGTGGACGTGGGGGAGCGGGCGAGGAATCTCGGGAGGGGccgcgtccttggccgcagGGTACTTTGGCACCTGCAGAGGCAAGTAAGATCCCTGAGGAACCGGCGCAGACTGGATGAGAGGGACGAGCGGGGACGAAGGCAGTAGGAGGCGAAGCGCTCCATACAGCTGACGTTAGGGATGTCATGTGGCCGGCTCACCTTGTCGTTTGGACcgtgggcgaggcggtgcTCCATCACCTCCTGCATCGCATCAGATGCCTTTTCAGCGTCACCTCTAAAGTCAGCCCATGTAGGTCTGGTCAAGCTCAACCTACGTGTCGTACGCTGCCTGAACCTGCAGCTCTAGTAGGCGCCCAAGGTCATCCCAGCGCTGATTCTTGATGTAGAGCTTCTTGAGGCCAGGGAGAGCTAAATGATGGCCAGGCGCGAGTCTCAGCGCCGCGTGGTACGACTTCTCAGCCtcatcgaggcgctcgacatgCGTGAGGGCTAATGCGCGGAAGGCAAGGCTGAGTGGGGTCAGCGTCATGAGAGTGTATGTGAGGAATGTTGGCCTTTCTGAAACAGAGGctaccttcctcccagGCAGATGCCACCAACGCTGCCCTCCACGCCTCGCTCGCAAAGCTAAGTGTactcgcggcggcgctaCGTGTATCTGGGCCCAACTCACACAGTCGGTGCTTCTGGATCCTTTTCGCCAATGCTGCGTAGGAGTTGCGTGGCCTCGTGCAGTGCACCTTCTGGCTCGTCATTTTGGAGCTTGAGGCGGACGGATTTCAAGGCGCTCTTTGTGCTCATGTTGGCCCGTCGCACATGTGCTGTGCGAGTGTGGCCGATAAGTGTAGTCTGGCGCTGAGGTGGAAAATCAAGGTGTTTGGCAAGGAGGGAATGTTGTCAAAGTCTCAAAAGTAGGAAGAGAACTGTAGTATGGTGTACCTGAGATCAAGTTGAATGGAGTCACTGGAGTCACTGGTTGACTGGAGTCACTTGGTTGACTGGTGGTATGAAACCCTTGGCATTATTATACACCCTTTTGAAACTGGGTCGTTTGGTCACTAAGACTGAGTTGTTAATATGTATGCTGCTGCTGAGCTGCTGTAACTCTGCCCCACAATCAGGTCATTAGGTCCATCAGGTCCATCAGGTCCATCACCTATAATCCCCGCTTCTTGCAACTTCTGCCAACCACATCTCGGCCAAGTCACTCACTCAATCACTATCTATCTCTGcctcccccctccacctcaacATCTTGACCAACCAATTCATCACCCTCCTCagcaacctcctcaacatCGATTCATCTTCTTGACCCCGACCACCCTTCCTAGATATTACCGTAGACGACTGCCAGTCCAGGATACCAAGTAAGTTGGCCGATCCCTCGCCAGTTCCTGGAGCCAAGCTGCAGTGTGGAGGTACAAGCTTTTCCACCTCGGCACGTTAACTCCCCATATCGGGACATCCGCCACGCATCTCCACCGGCGAGCGCTACTGTAGTGATACAGCCCAACGGTACGCGTAAGAGATAAAGCGATATAGGCATTTCAGTCTCATGCGGGTCATTGAAGGCGCGATCCTCGGCCATCCCCCACATCCCCGCCCCATACAATCGCTCATACCAGGCCGtcgcttcttcttcatctccatctccatctcatcgATAATCCCTTTAATCCCGGTCTTCGGCTATCGCCACCCGCTCTCCTCTGTGCGCAGACGTGTCTCGCGTCTAGACACGCTCTGCTGCAAATGACTCCAAATGCTGCGCTCGGCCTATCCTTTGGCACCAGCAGTCGCGATGCTGGTGTCTCGACCACTCCATCGAGTCCAGAGCGGCCATTAATCGCCGATAGGCCGCCCGCAGTAACCAATGCCAAGCAGGAGTTACATAGCGGCGACGGGCACAAAGCTGGTACAGGGGTCCTGGCCCACCCTCCTAttcccccacctcccagCCCGAGGCGGCATCGTACTGGCGGGTTGTCACGCATGCGTGCTGCGTCAGGCGGCATCGCGCCCAGCAAAAGCTTTGGTGACTTGATACATGGGTTAGCCATGACATCCGCACCTCAGCCCATAGAGGACCAGGGCTCCGAGGCGCCTCCCAGCAGttggaggagcgcgagtgATGGTTCACGGCTGGCTGACGAGCCGCAGGATAGTCCCCATGAAGGCGGTGACTACGATAATAGGTGAGGTCCTTTGTTTCAAACACCGCACTCAGCTGACCATCAGCGCGCGGTTTTACCACCGCATGCACTCGTCATCACGCACGACGTCCCCAACGAGAACAGGGAGCGTATCGCCAAGCGGGCGTACTGGAGGCGCCTCGCCGTTGATCCATCATCGGAACCTAGCCCTTCCTGCGGGTGGCCAAGCATATTCCCCAGGCGCCACCCTGTCAACATCATTGTCCCCCAACTCGCGTTTCCTCCAACAGCACCTCCCTCCGACCTTTCCGCGCCCTCCCTCGGCACAGCCAAGCCCTGATGCCGCAGATGTCTCGGACCCATTCACACCTCCCTTGCCAGTCCCGTCATTCGCCAATGCCCAGGTCATCCTCACTCCAACAACACAAGAGTGGCACGAGCTGAAGGAGATCGGGCGTCTTGAAGGCGAGCGTGTGCCGGGTTCGGACAGCGACTCTGCGAGCCCTACGTCGCCTGTCAGCGGCAAGAGAGTCGAGGTCCGCGGCGATTACTTCTCCACCACGCGGGAGGACATGCTCGACCAGCCTGTGACACCAGCGCGGCCAGTCTTCCAGCCAGTTGTAACGGCCCCGAGCCCATTACCTCAAATCAAAGACGATGGCTCTACGGAAGTTCCCGCAGCCGTGCTGCAGGACATGGATGGCAACAATGTGGACGAAGACGCGACCCTCACGATGGACCCCTCGCTTGGGTTCACCAGCTTTGGTAGGCACGACTCTCTCCGCCTCAAGTCTAGATCCAAGTCGCAGGCTCCGAAGCAGAAGACTaagcgcgagctgcagcGCGAGCAACTCTTCAAGATGGTAGACCAGGAGATAGCAGACGCGGAGCCTGAGCCGGAGCGAGGCTATCGGACGTGGAACGTCCGCGGAATGGGCAGCGGTGTAGGTCGAATGAGTCTGGACGGCGCATCCGTGACGAATGGGCTGGGCAGTGAACCTGAGAAGAAGTGGCCAGAATCACCCGCCGAGCCTGGGTCCCAAAAAACAACAACGCCTGAGTCCGAGCGCTCACATTCCCGCTCGCCCGAGGTGGCCCGACTCGTGCACCCCTCATCCACCTCTCGCCCATCTCCTTTGCAATACACATCCAACTTTGGAGCGACTGCGTCTGGGTCGGACGGGTCTCTTGGCTCGAATATCGACCTGGCCTTGCAACCAGACGAGGCTCCCCAGTCGCCGCCACCCGAAACGCAGACTGACCGTTACGAGGCCATCAGGCACTACGCGCGCCAACTCTCCACCCGCAAGTCTATAGGCTCTGGCCCGTCTCGTCCACCATCACGCGCGCAGTCGCGCCGCGGGTCctacgaggacgaggcgacgacgccgagatcgcCCAGGAGACGCGACACGCTCCGTGTCTCGTTGGTCGCGGGGCGTGTCGTCAAGCCTGCAGAATTTCCGGGTCTTTCACCCTTAACACCAGCAAACCCTGTGGCTGTCATGTCACCTAAGGCCACGCTGCTCCAGAGCTTTTCACCATTCCGCCGGGCGAGCCCCACGGGGGTGCGCCCGCCGTTATCGACGCAAGGCTCGTCGTTTTCGAGTCCTGGGTCATACGCATCGAGCATCATCGCACCGAGCCTCCCCGCGACACCCGCCAATGAGCCTGGGTCGGGTGGGGTCGGGGGCCACGGCATTGACGATTACATCATCATCAAGGAGGCTGGAAAGGGCGCGTACGGCCTTGTCATGCGCGCCAGGGTCCGAGGTGCTAAGGGGGAGCCCGTCGGTGTAAGTTGATCACTCTTTCTCTACGAGGTCTGTCTGACATTCAGGAGGAAGTGATCATCAAGTACATCATCAAGTCGCGCATCTTGGCCGACTGCTGGAAGAAGCATAAGGCGCTGGGCCCGATTCCCGTG
Coding sequences within it:
- the FUN31 gene encoding uncharacterized protein (Protein tyrosine kinase), translating into MTSAPQPIEDQGSEAPPSSWRSASDGSRLADEPQDSPHEGGDYDNSARFYHRMHSSSRTTSPTRTGSVSPSGRTGGASPLIHHRNLALPAGGQAYSPGATLSTSLSPNSRFLQQHLPPTFPRPPSAQPSPDAADVSDPFTPPLPVPSFANAQVILTPTTQEWHELKEIGRLEGERVPGSDSDSASPTSPVSGKRVEVRGDYFSTTREDMLDQPVTPARPVFQPVVTAPSPLPQIKDDGSTEVPAAVLQDMDGNNVDEDATLTMDPSLGFTSFGRHDSLRLKSRSKSQAPKQKTKRELQREQLFKMVDQEIADAEPEPERGYRTWNVRGMGSGVGRMSLDGASVTNGLGSEPEKKWPESPAEPGSQKTTTPESERSHSRSPEVARLVHPSSTSRPSPLQYTSNFGATASGSDGSLGSNIDLALQPDEAPQSPPPETQTDRYEAIRHYARQLSTRKSIGSGPSRPPSRAQSRRGSYEDEATTPRSPRRRDTLRVSLVAGRVVKPAEFPGLSPLTPANPVAVMSPKATLLQSFSPFRRASPTGVRPPLSTQGSSFSSPGSYASSIIAPSLPATPANEPGSGGVGGHGIDDYIIIKEAGKGAYGLVMRARVRGAKGEPVGEEVIIKYIIKSRILADCWKKHKALGPIPVEIHVMDQVRHLIYLRPPVPNPWDPFRPRRDAESNGDAVGGGTPDGVANSAAASRSSTPASQTNSTSRYISSELKHGPERGHPNVCKLLDFFEDREFYYLVMPRYGSGVDLFDYVESHADGLDPFEVRSFVGQLTDAVRFLHANGIVHRDIKDENVILDGEGRCQLIDFGSAAHWRPGKRWDTFSGTLHYASPEILRGEMYGGKEQDVWALGTVAYVLLVGETPFSELPDEVFMGLVPGSRAEMALEARCGSPDESREPDGGGALCDAADFVRHCLQPDVHDRPTAEQLLRHRYLAGTEKSWTGFRGWERKAPHVPAHIITVA